AAGAATGTATCAAATTAGGATTTGAAAGAGTTGTAATTCCTGTAGGGGAAGGTTTTAAGCCTGCCCTCCTAAATGAAATAGAAATTATTCAAGTAAAAAAAGTTTTAGATGCAATCAGATTAAGTCTTGTACCTCTACTTGAAAGTTGAAAGTTTTTTAACCTTGTTCAATTCTCATCAGCACTTGTCCATATTCTACAGTTTGATTATCTTTTACTAATATTTCTTTTACAGTACCATTAACTTCAGAAGGTAGTTCATTCATTATTTTCATTGCTTCAATAATACATAAAACCCGGCCTGATTTTATTTTTGAACCAATTTGAACAAATGGTTCAGCTCCAGGACTTGGTGAAATATAAAATGTACCAACCATTGGTGATTTAACCTCATATAAACCCTTTTGTAGAGACGCATGGCTATGCGTCTCTACTGTAGGAATAATTTTTCCTTGAAGATCTTTTTTTACAGTAATCTTCCCATCTGTAGTTTCAATACTGATTTCTGAAAGCCCTTTTTCTTTTAGGTACTTAGTAAGCTCTTCAATTTCTTTCCAAGGTATTTTCATTAACCACAATCCTTCTATCCTTTGACTCTATCAATGTACTGATTGTTTCTGGTATCAATCCTAACAATATCTCCGATATTTACAAAAAATGGTACTTGTACTTCAGCGCCGGTTTCAAGTGTTGCTGGTTTATTATTACCTGCTGCAGTATCACCTCTATAAGCAGGTGGTGTGTCAATAACCCTAAGTTCTACATGAGCTGGCAAATCAATACCAACTATCCTCCCATCAAAAAATAAAACCATTACATTTGTTTGTTCTTTTAAGTATTTTACTTGTTCTCCAATTTGTTCCTCGCTGACTTCAATTTGCTCATAAGACTGTGTATCCATAAAAGTAATAGATGTACCTGTTTTATATAGATATTGCATTTCTCTTTTTTCTACATTTGCTACTGGTAATCTTTCACCACCACGAAATGTAGTTTCAATTACATTACCCTTTTCAATATTTTTTAATTTGGCCCTGACAAATGCTGCACCTTTACCAGGTTTTACATGTAAAAATTCAACTACAGACCAAACGCTGTTATTCCAAATAATTGTTTGCCCTGTTCTAAAATCATTTACTGATATCATTTATAACAAAAG
This genomic stretch from Candidatus Melainabacteria bacterium harbors:
- the accB gene encoding acetyl-CoA carboxylase biotin carboxyl carrier protein, coding for MKIPWKEIEELTKYLKEKGLSEISIETTDGKITVKKDLQGKIIPTVETHSHASLQKGLYEVKSPMVGTFYISPSPGAEPFVQIGSKIKSGRVLCIIEAMKIMNELPSEVNGTVKEILVKDNQTVEYGQVLMRIEQG
- the efp gene encoding elongation factor P, translating into MISVNDFRTGQTIIWNNSVWSVVEFLHVKPGKGAAFVRAKLKNIEKGNVIETTFRGGERLPVANVEKREMQYLYKTGTSITFMDTQSYEQIEVSEEQIGEQVKYLKEQTNVMVLFFDGRIVGIDLPAHVELRVIDTPPAYRGDTAAGNNKPATLETGAEVQVPFFVNIGDIVRIDTRNNQYIDRVKG